CAGCAAAAGGATAAAAGGCGGCGGGGTTCACCCCGCACTTAGTCCACTCCGTCCACCCCGTCCACGCTGTCCATGGTTAGGCGTGTCCCCCGGCCTCATCCGTTGTCCGGCGCTACCATTCCACCCGGATGGTCTGGCGCCCGTCCTCCGCGCGGCTCCAATGCTCAAAGCGGCGCAGTTCCGGGTCATGTGCGGCGGCTTGGCCGTTCACTAAAACCTTCGCATGGGCGAACAGTTCCGGCAGGGCAATCACGGTCAGGCCGGGCTCCCCGGAGGGGTCATAAGAAAGCGTGAAGTGCGTGTCCCCGTAGTCTGTCTTCAGGTTTGTGCCCGCCACACGCTGGGGATAAACCGAGATCAAGTGCCGCAGTATCCCGTAATTGGGCGAACCGTCCGGCTCCAGCACACCAAAACCCGAATGCCCCGCCTTGTCCAGCGAGTAATAGGTCCAGCCGATGTGGTGCCGCCGAAACAGGCCAAACAGATCGCGTAAAAATTCTTCATGCCCCTCGACCGCCGGCGAAATGCCGATTTCACCATAGAGCAGCGGAACCCCGAAACGCCGCGCCTCGTTGATCTTGCCCCGCACCCCCCACTGCATGAGAAGTTTCCCGAAGAAGGTGTAGGGCCGCCCCTCATGGCACAGGGGGTCGTAGTAATGGGGTGTGTAGACCCAGTCCGGGTCGGGGGTGAAGTCCAGCGCCGAGGGCCAGCCGGTGCTGGTGTAAATCACAGGCTCGAAGTAGAGCGGCGTGGTGAACCCCCTTTGCCGCCGCATGGCCCGCATCTCCTCATAAAACGGCCCCAGCACCCGCCGCTCGAAGCCCGGCAGGGGCGCGGGCCACGGCTCGTTCATGATGTCCAGGCCGATCACATTGGGCCGCCCCTCCAGACGCTCCAGCAGCACGGCCGCCATCGCCGCGTAGCGGCCCCGCGAATCGTCGCTCTTCCAGAAATTCCGGTACGAGGCCCTCACCGCCGGCTCGATGTAGTTCAGGTTCCAGGGCTGCCGCAGGGTGAATTCATGGCCGTCATCGTTGATGGTCCATTCCGGAAAGCCGTCACCCGTAAAGGGTCGCGCGTAAAGGTCCTGGTGCAGGTCCACCAGCACGTCAATGCCAAGCTCCTCAAGCCACCCGATCCGTTCCAGGGTCGCAGCGAGGTAGGCCTCGTCATAACGGCCCCGCTCCGGCTCGATGGCCTCCCAGAACACCAAATACCGGACCAGGTTGAAGCC
This genomic interval from Candidatus Hydrogenedentota bacterium contains the following:
- a CDS encoding cellulase family glycosylhydrolase translates to MRLRETMTLWAALLACVLSAGCGGVADAPPLRDAEGRVVLYHGVNVSNYSKYAPDFLPWHSKEDFARLRDWGFNLVRYLVFWEAIEPERGRYDEAYLAATLERIGWLEELGIDVLVDLHQDLYARPFTGDGFPEWTINDDGHEFTLRQPWNLNYIEPAVRASYRNFWKSDDSRGRYAAMAAVLLERLEGRPNVIGLDIMNEPWPAPLPGFERRVLGPFYEEMRAMRRQRGFTTPLYFEPVIYTSTGWPSALDFTPDPDWVYTPHYYDPLCHEGRPYTFFGKLLMQWGVRGKINEARRFGVPLLYGEIGISPAVEGHEEFLRDLFGLFRRHHIGWTYYSLDKAGHSGFGVLEPDGSPNYGILRHLISVYPQRVAGTNLKTDYGDTHFTLSYDPSGEPGLTVIALPELFAHAKVLVNGQAAAHDPELRRFEHWSRAEDGRQTIRVEW